One stretch of Rhodopirellula islandica DNA includes these proteins:
- a CDS encoding peptidylprolyl isomerase: MATASARHILVETEEACQDLKDQIEKGQDFGAIAAEFSSCPSGKSGGALGTFSPGQMVKEFDEVVFSGDLGKVHGPVKTQFGYHLIEITQRVD, translated from the coding sequence ATGGCCACCGCAAGTGCACGACATATCCTCGTTGAAACCGAAGAAGCCTGTCAGGATCTGAAAGATCAGATCGAAAAAGGACAAGATTTCGGTGCCATCGCCGCCGAGTTTTCCTCCTGTCCCTCTGGTAAATCCGGTGGTGCGTTGGGGACGTTCAGCCCCGGCCAAATGGTCAAGGAGTTCGACGAAGTGGTGTTCAGCGGTGATTTGGGCAAAGTTCACGGCCCCGTCAAAACACAGTTTGGCTATCACTTGATCGAGATCACGCAGCGCGTCGATTGA